Within the Equus przewalskii isolate Varuska chromosome 1, EquPr2, whole genome shotgun sequence genome, the region AGCATATTCATTTGATgacaaaatttttttcataatattttttgaagTGAATATGATACCATTAAGCCCTTTGGtttttatctccttttaaaaattaaagtctttggTGAATTATTTATTCACAATCAAGAAGTACTGGGAAATCACTCCAAGTCCCAAGGAGCACTTACGGATTTCTTGATTCCCTAACCAGTCCCCCCGTATTGGTGATGGATCTGCTTTGAAAAATTGATGCCCAAAGACCCACTACTCTTCACAGTCAACCAGCCTTTACTATCTCCTTAAGGAGATAGTGAATTAGTGTGTGGACTGTACATAACAATTTTTAGATATGACTTTCTGTTTAAACTATCAAAGCAACCCCCGCCCCCAAAGGAACTCTGGTACTAGGGTTTTACCTTTCCTACAGCATCTCTCTCAGTCTAAATCCTAATATGTGGAGGACAATTACTGGTTGTACTAGATCCACTTGTGTTCTTTTACATTTACACCATTCTAACAAGTTAGCACCCAGAGTGAGAGTGAAGTTCTGACTCAGTCTAGGGTGTGACTCAATTCTGGTGCCTTATCGAACTGTAAAGATTTGGATAAGTGCCCAAGATATAACTTGGATGTGGTAACACACAAGAGTCACAGCGGAGATAcaagaaattctcattttatgaaAGAGGTACATTCTGGAAGgtctcacaaattttaaaaatcacacaattaaGCCATTTACTatatgtatcagtcagggttctacCAGAGAGACATAACCAGTAgggtatatatatagtatttcaCATTCTCCACATAAAACaaagccttcttttcttttctttttttttttttttgaggaagagtagccctgagctaacatctgctgccaatcctcctctttttgctgagtaggactggccctgaactaacatctgtgcccatcttcctctactttatatgtgggacgcctgccacagcatggcttgctgagcagtgccatgtccacactcaggatccaaaccggtgaacccccggcccccaaagcagaatgtgcgaacttacccactgcgccacctggctggctccAAAGCTTTcttgatactattattattaataaaattttcatagactacttcaaaattatataattaaaatgcatGGTGCAAGAATTCTTTTGTCAGGTAACTCTTAAAATGCTGAGAGGATAGAAGCTATTACTTATATGACATAATCATGTGGAGGTTCGTCCACTTGGAGGCCTTTGTAAGGAGAGTATCTCAGGTGAATAGGTCTGTCTacttcaatttctctctctcttcaaccaTCCTCTTTCAAGATCCTAGTCGAgttcccatcctcctccctccatttGGAGGagacatttccttccttccatttcttcttggatCCTGCAACCTTCAGTATCTCAGACTTGTCCAGACTTTGGGGACTGCAGAGGGAGAAGTGGGGTCTAGTCCAGGAACAATGGGTGCACACCAAATCGGGTTCAGTATTCCCCAAAAGAGCTTAGTGACTTGACTGCCAGTTCCCTAAGAAGTATGTACACCACTCCCAAATTAGCATTAATTTTACTCAATGACAACACATTCTTTCTCAAATGTGATTTTCTCCCCAGCATTATTTCATTAAGGAGCATTTGGCTCCCTCCTGAATCTGGCTTGCAAGCATCATGACATTAGCGGGCACTATCTTAGCCAGCGAGCACCAAGTATGCCAACTCCAAATCTCTCTCCTAATATAATTGGGGGTGGGTGCGCGCGGGTAGGTCTCAGTGCCTGCTATGGTAGACCCTtggtaagtatttgttgaattaaatataATCGACTTTCCTTTATGTGATGGGGAATCATGGATGGTCTTCGAATGGCAATTAAATTTCCATCTTGCGGCAATACAAGGTTTAATTCctccaaataaataaacttatatatttcaaaatagggACTTAATACTTCCTAAAGGAAAAAATCTTGGATGGAAGAAACTCATTATTGATACTTAAATGAAATCATTGTTATTCGTAATGCAACATCATTATACCACCTATTTCAGTGGTCTGCGCATCAATCTATGCAGACAGAATATTGTTGTCTGAAACGGTACCAATTTCGTGGTTTTTAAAAGGCAGCGAAGAGAGCATCAGCCTTTCAAAGGGAAAATTGGGCGAGCTTCCTCCAAGATGTGGCCCGCAAGCCCAGCCCTATGTACCTGAGCGGCTCAGCTCACGCCAGGCTTAGGTGAGGGGCAGTGAACCACGTTTCCCAGCGGGCCGTGCAGGTCTTCCGCGCCTGCGCACTGGCAGCGTCGGCAGGCGGGCGGAACTCCCGCGCTATCTAGCCGCCGGGTCTCACCTCGCCTGGTCTCTTCTGCCGGCATGGAGGGGGTCCCGGTCGTGATAACCTGTAACGCGGGCCCTGCCAAGGCCGAGGGAGCCGCAGCCATGCCGCCCCCGCCTCCCGCCTCCCCGCCTGCCCTCACTCCTGTGCCCGCCGCGGGTGAGGAGGGGCCCCCGCCTTTGCCCGAGGCGGGGGCTCCGGGCTGTTCGGGTTCTCGGCCCCCTGAGCTGGAGCCGGAGCGCAGCCTGGGCCGCTTGAGGGGCCGCTTCGAGGACGAGGacgaggagctggaggaggaggaggagctggaggaggacgaggaggaggaggaggaggaggagatgagccACTTCTCGCTGAGGCTGGAGGGGGGCCGGCCGGACTCTGAGGACGAGGAGGAGGTATTTGTAGCCCCCCTGCCTGACCACGCAGGGCCGAGGGGCCTCCGGGGCGGAGCCGGCTCCTTAGCCCAGCTCGCCGCTGCAGCCCTGGCGCTGGCGTCGACCTCCACCCCTCCCTACCCTGCCTGCCTCGGCATGTGGCGCGGACCGGACTTCTGTCCCGGTTCCCTGCCGACTCGTCTTGGGAGGTTCCTGCAGATCGCTTATGCTCTCCGGTCCGACCCACTCCTTCTGTAAATGATTGTTGAAGCTACTGCGTGCCCGGCGGGTACCGTGCTCTTGCCTTCCAGGAGCTTACAGTTGGACGGGGGAAACAGCCCATTTCTGCAGGGTGTTGAAAGGATAGTGGACCCTTCCCACCTAATCAATCtctaatttggaagaaaaaaaatttttttaatgtgatagcGCATACTTCATCAAGTTAGGAATACACTTAGCCAATCAGAATTAGTATAGTAAACTTGAACACCAATATCAGGAAAGTTTGCCCACCTTGTAAGTCAGTCATAAAGTAAGATGCCCCTCAGCTGGCAGTATACAgtatatccaaaagaatgaaatatttttgcaaCATCCGTTTATATTGTGTTATTGTAACTTTGAGCAGTATTTTGACGCTTTGGAGGTACTGTAACATGCTTTCATTGTTGCAAAGTAAGTTACACATTGTTTATAATGAAATTTGGGGGTTATGGTTTAAGAATTTGAGAAGGCAAGGACTTGTATTTTAACACTATTTCTATTGCGTTTGCAGCGCCTGattaatctctctgagctgaCACCGTACATCTTGTGTTCCATTTGCAAAGGTTACTTAATAGATGCAACTACCATTACAGAATGTCTTCATACATGTAAGCATGTAGTTCACATCTCCAAATAATATATTCAGTTTTTGAAATGTCTCGAAAGCatcctaatttaattttcttttcaacagtTTGTAAAAGCTGCATTGTAAGACATTTTTACTATAGCAACAGATGTCCAAAATGCAACATAGTAGTACATCAGACACAACCTCTCTATAACATAAGGTAAGAAGaatataagtaaaatttttattttaagtatccTTTTTCTGAAAGCTTGAAGTTTTGTATTTGGGAATAAATTCTCGACCTATCTCAGAATTAAAGGGAACTACATATTCTTTAAAGGAATACGTatggagcacttactgtgtaccaggcactgtgataTCTGCTggggacttaaaaaaaaaaaaaaaagaggcagaagcCTCTTTTCTTGTTAATTCCATCATTCAAGTTAATGAGGCTAGTGTAGGTTTgtcattttctgtatatttagaattctattttttaaaagtaatacctGAAACAGCTGGCCTTTTTAGAAAAGCCTATCTGTCGTAGGTTGTTGTGGCTTATTAATCAAATTTTCAGTTCATGCTTAGTTTCCTAGGGgaagaaaaatactaaaagtgGATTGCTTTCATTCGTTCAGCAAATACTATTACATTTTTACTACCTTCATAGAAGAGTTCCTTGCATATGATACACAGAAGTTCAAAATACAGTCTCTGCTCTCAAACTCACATTCTTATCAAGGGACTAAGACCAGTACACGTGGAACGATTTAGCAAACTGTTCAAGAGTCTACAATTACTTATAATTGTGATTACGTATAATGACTTGAGGTTCTCTCAGGTGAGAACCATGAGTACTACCTAAAAGTAAACACCTCTGAGAAAGGAGATGTCCACTCCCAAGAGAAAACGGTTACTTACAAAGAGCATCACTCTGTACCAAAATGCGTTTTGCTGAATTCTGAGGTAttctccatcctttccttttATTAGGTTGGACCGACAATTACAAGACATAGTGTACAAATTAGTGATCAATCTAGAGGAAAGtaagtttattttattacataGTTGTCAATCCCAGAATCTCTGCTGACTCTACTAGTTAAAGTGTAATTTAGTctgtgttttatcattttttaggagaaaaaaagcaaatgcatGATTTCTATAAAGAAAGAGGTCTAGAAGTACCTAAACCTGGTAAGTTTGGGTGTATACCATGATGTATTTATAGATTAAAGAATACTAACTTAATGAACTTTACTCCCTTTGGGGTTCTTTTTGGTGATAGCTTTGACTACTTTATGATCAAAGAGAAAGATTTTGGAGGTAATGATGTATTGtaattcaatttaattatttatgaGAATTGAAGAGTACagactctggagctagactgtCTGAGTTTGGTCCTAGCTCTGCTGCTTTagtagctgtatgactttggcaAAGTATTTcactgtctcagtttcctcatctagaaagtAGGGGTAATGATAGCACTTCATAAAATTGTTGTAAGGATACTTTGTATACATTGATTAATacaaagcacttaaaacagtgcctggaacatagtaactGCTCAAACAATCGTTTTTATGATGATGGTAATGTCATAGTATGGAAGTTAGAAAGATTTTGGTTTAAATCCTGGATCTTCCACTTACTACGTgggtgactttaggcaaattgTCTACTCTCAGTAAACTGTAATTTCAGTCtctttatggttaaaaaaaaaaaagcaatagtaCCTGTGTCATGGGATTataataaggattaaatgagatggtgcaTGTAAAGTGCTAAGCATAAACCCTGGCACGTAGGAGTGCTTGTTAAGGGTTATCTACAACTGTTGTTGCTGTTCTCATGAGCCCTCTCTGTGGGCCTGATAAACCAGCCACACATGTCTGCCTTTCCTTGTGGCGTGGTCCCCAAGCTTGCCTCTACTTTCACTGGCTTTGATAGATTTGCTGATGTTGTTAAAGGAAGGGAGATTGAGTGCTTTATGATCTTTTAAATAGTTGACATAGTTATAGCtgtgtaattatttttcaaagatctcAATTTATGAAATCTTTATTCTAACTCAACTTTTTTGTTTGGCTGTCAAATAGCTGTTCCACAGCCAGTCTCTTCGAACAAAGGAAGATCTAAGAAAGCCTTAGAATCAGTGTTTCGTATTCCACCTGAACTTGATACATCTTTATTACTAGAGTTCATTGGGTGAGTACCCCCTTAACcttaaagtaaataattttttaagtccCAACAGTTATGAAGTCATCCTGAGCTCAGGTAAAACCAAGTTTTTCTGATatccttttaaaagttaattatgaaatatttaagattagGAAAAGGTTAAAGGATAATAATCACTTGTATCTCCCTCATCTGGCTTAAATAAGCAATACTAATATGGCAGAAGCCCCTTGGCTGCCTCTTCCTGTTCACTCCACCTTCTCTTAGAGATTAATAACCACTCTCCTGAAAACAATGATTGTTGTTCCCATgcattttttatatgtttaccACCTGTGTATCTATTACTAAGTAATATGTAGAATtgtttttgcccatttaaaaactttaaatggCATCACACCAGTAGTGTTTTCCAGCTTGCTTTTGTCGCTCAGCGTTGtgtgattcatccatgttgaaatGTGTagctctagttcattcattttcaccatTGCTTGGTATtcccttaaaataaatataccataatttatcttttcttgtacTGTTGAAGGTCTAacttgtttccagcttttttactattataaacaatgttgctttaaatgtttagtaTCCCTGATGACTATTTTTCTTCTCAGTCACTTCCTCCTTATAACTCTAGGTTGCATGTATCATTTTAGTATCTAGCTTTTTCTATGTTGTATGTAGCTCTTTGTGTATTTATCCTGTGTTCTCAACTGATATTAAGGACCCCTAAGAGGCAAGAAACCTTTCTTATGTCTCCACAAAGCCCACAGAGTAATGGTTGATGATAATGAAATAAAGATCTCTTTGGAGGAATGAGAAGAAACCATGTAATACCAAACTTTAAACCAGCAATTTCTGTTCCTAAAGAATGTATTccaacctaaatgtccaaaagAGAACTGGTTAAATAATGGTATATAGCACACAAATATGTGCCATTATGGAACAATCTCCAAAATgtcttaagtgaaaaaagcaagatgcagaagaCAATATATAGCATGTGtccatttatgtttttttaaagacgGTGGTGGAAAATATGTGCATATACGTATGATTTTTACATGCACAGACCATCACTGAAACGACATATAAGAAAATGTTCATGGCAGTTGTCTCTAGAAAAGGGCCCTGGAGTCTATGAGTCTGGGATGGGTAGGCTTTTcattgtatttgaatttttaccatgtaacttgatttttaataagtctagttaattaaaatttgaaaattgaaaggaatttctatttctaaattattttgagGAAATGTAATCTTTTCCACTAATGCACAGTAGGAACTGAcaatcaaattttttttatacCCTCTTTGAAAAGTAGCAGGGATGCACTTTTGAAAAGTGGCAATACTGCAAAGATGGCAAAGATGTGATGGGTGTGCCACCATTACCTCTTTCTTTGCCCACAGCAGAAATCAATAATTAATCATGGCAAGCTTTCCCAATGCTTGAGACTTGACTAGAGTGCTCAAGGCGGCCATTACCACTTACCAAAGTTGTTAGATTGTTAACACATTTCCTGCTGTAGAAAAAAGAGCCTCACTTGGAATAAGAAGATCTAGATTTAAGTCCTAGCTTCTCTATCTAGCTTTGTAAACTTGAACgaattatgttttgtttattcataagATGTTTATTAGGGTCTTGCTATATGCCAGCGCAGCACGCTGGCAGCTGCTGGGAATGTAGCTTGAATAAGTCAGCCATAGGCCTTGCCCTAGTGGAAGTTTTAGTTTTAGCTTCTCACAGCATCAGcttctctgtctgtaaaatgagagaattgaACCTCACATGTTGATGATTACGATGGGTAGTCTGTCTACCTTATAATATATTCCTTTATCTGTTTTCAAATGGTTAACGAGAAGAAAGCTTCCAGTGGCAAAGAATCCTTTTCAAGTCCCCAGTCCCCAGAGGTAAAGCCCCACATTTTCACTACATGGAGAGGCTTTTGTGTTACCACAAAAGTCAAGCTACTGAGGGTAACTCCTAGGAAGTTCCTTCATGGTGGGACAAGTGGCAGATGAGTTTTAACCTGGTGCAAGTACGAGGACAAATTTGGTCCACTGGTGACCTTGCTTGAATTGgaggaacaaaaaaaaactgAGGTAGATTCAGCCTGTGGGCAGTGATTTTTCAACCACTGGAATATGAAATTAGATTTCCTCTCTAGATTGGGCATGCATCTTTTGTGATCTTAAGATAGTCTTGTACTTCATTTTGTTCTTTGGTTTCTATGTGTAAGGTAGAAGATTATGAAAAGAAAGAACCTCACACCGGCAGTATAGTGTGTATAGAAAGCATAGGCTTTGAAGAATCTAACTTAAAAGATATGTAACCATTGGGACGTAGCTTAGCTTCTCTGATTTTCactttccatatttctaaattgGGGGTTATAATAGCAACTCACAGGATTCTTGTAAGAATCAACATATGATATTCCTAGCATATCTAAACTATTATCAATATGTGAATATTGAAATAATGCAAGGTCGTTCAAAATTAAAGGTTAAAGTAGTTCGTGGTGTTGTAATATGTACAACGTCTGCCTAGTAAAGAAAATGGACTCGTGTGATGTGTGATATGACAAAAGTTTAATTCAGTCTTAAGCTCAGCGACGTTTATAGTAAACCAGGGAGGCACTGTCCCACTGTATGCTGTTAGTCCAACTAGAGTATTATGTTCAGCTTTGAGTACTAGATTTTAAGGGTGATGTTGGTAAACTGAGGTGTAACCAGATAAGTAGGTTTGGAAACCATGTCATATATGGCAGCagaaggaacaaaaatatttagcccaaagaagagaaagcaatcaTAAACCCCTCaagttaattttaaatctttagaGGGTTATCAGATAAAAGAAAGATTGGATCTGATTCACAAAAGTCCCAAAAGGCAAAACCAGGACCAGTCGGTATAAGTTACAGGGAGAAACGTATTTGATTCAGTGCGAGCAGGCAATGTGTAACAAAATTGCCCACAAATAGAATGAACTAACTTGTCAATTAAGAAGCTCTCTATTGCTTTAGGTATTCAGGTAGAATCCATACATCATGGATTCTGTAGAGATAATTCTTGTAATGTgtaggatattttattttataattctaagaTTATGTATAATcttagatttatattttatataaaatgtatatataaatttgtgttttgtgtttatatagtttatatttaatataagatTATATTCTCTGTTATACTTGTATCTAAGAATACTCTGTAGGTGATGCAGTTGTGATCTTGTCTGTTCTTCAGCATGATAGGGAAGAATGAATGTGGGCTTTGGTGCTAGGCacacctgagtttgaatcccagctttatcacttactagctctgtgaccttaggcaagttattaaacctctctgagcttaatttccctcatctgtaaaatggggatactaatACTTGATTTGCAGTGCTTTGTGAAAGCTAAATGAAAAACATGCATAATATATGAAGACCTAGTATGCTTGGTACctagtagatgctcaacaaaggAAGTGCTCCTTGCCTCCTCGTGATGTAAAAAGGTGAAAGGCAAACTGAGTAAATCATGCCCAGGTGATTATGCTACAAGTAAAACAACAGGAAATACAGCAAGCTTCTTGTAAGAAATCTGTCTTGTAAAGGTTActatagagaaaaagagacattaattatgatagagaaagaaagaagttttacTTTAAGCTGTAAAATGTTAGAATCCTACATATGGGGGAAatctaaatattaagaaaataattttaggggccggccccgtgactgagtggttaagttcgcgcgctccccttcggtggcccagggttttgccagttccaatcctgggtgtggacatggcaccgctcatcaggccgtgctgaggtggtgtcccacatagcacaaccagaaggacctacaactggagtatacaacaatgtactgggggctttggggagaagaagaagcaggGTGGGggagatttgcaacagatgttaactcaggtgccaagctttaaaaaaaagaatataggggctggccccgtggtcgagtgattgggttcgcgtgctctgctgcaggtggcccagtgtttcattggttcgaatcctggacgcagacatggcactgctcatcaggccatgctgaggcagcgtcccacataccacagctggaaggacccacaacaaagaatatacaactatgtaccagggggcttcggggataaaaaggaaaaaaataaaatcttaaaaaaaaaaaaaaaaaaagaatataattttaactCCTGGAAGTAAGTATACAAAGTAGTGTGAAATACTGGATAAAACTACCTTTGTCATACCACTAGGTGGCAGAGGTGACAATCAACTGCATTCGTTTAAACACAGGTGACGGTGTTTTAAAATTGATGTTCCTTAGATACTTAGAGtcatcttatttttctgtgttatatgattatatagtttaaaatattttattaattaattttgctTTCGTTTTTCAGTGCTAATGAAGGCACGGGACATTTTAaggtattttacttttgtttttcatttacttcacAAGAGGACCCTGTAGCATAGCAATCACATGGAGATTGTCTTCAATTACAACAAagagtgttttataaataaaagttgtTGAAATATGAAGTACATTTAATAATGCTCTCTTATAATAGGTTTATGAGAAAAGAGTTATTAAGTAGAGATTTGTTATTAATTCAGAAGTCTAAGGAAAAATAagtgagtaatttttaaaactctaaaaccAATTGCTATGTTAATTTGgtgattaaaaaatgtttcaaagcaTTTTTTGCATAGTTGGCGTTTAGAGTTAAAAATgagcttaaaattttatttgcatgtaACTTTTTTGGCTCACGTTAACCTGCCCTGACTTGTTACTGCAAGTAACAAGTAAGAATTTCAGAGGTGAGACTGAACTTCTTTGTAACATAGTTTAGTTCAGAGTTGTCTTAAAGGCTCCGATATCACAGGTGTCATTGTACACAGTGTTGCTCCTATAGTGTGAGTCCTTCAGGAAAaggtgacttttttaaaaaggtgtaaATCAGGCCTTACATTTTCTTGGGATtgtaaatatataaggaaataggTGACTTTAATCTGTTTAGATTTTCAGTGACTTTGTCAAAGTCTGTACTAAAATTTGGGTGAATTATATGTGGTTGGATGTATTGTGAATACAGTGGCTTGGAGATGGgaattaaaacaagaataaatgtgTACTTCTCTGGATAAAGTATGTTATAGATGTTTCCCTGAGACCAGTGTGATGGAGGGAATGTAGTTTAGAATTTGGTAACTTTGAAACTCTTCTAAGtagtaaaatatgaaatttattgtGATTAACTTTAAGAAGTTCTTTCATAGTAGTGTGGTGGGTGAGAAAGTGGCGTATAAGTTTCTGTATGGGACAAGTACAGTGTCATATGCTCCTAGAGTTCACTGAAGACATCTGTCCTATGACCTGTAGTAGCCAGACAAGCCAGCTGCATATAAAAACCTCATGCAGAAAGAActagaaattaaattgaaatattagCCTATTGCTTCCACAAAAGCACATATGTACCTAGAATATTTATGTAGTTCTGATCCTCACACATCAAGAAAATTTGATGACAGTACCACATATGAAGTGTTCTTGCCAAAACAAAGAAATGTGAGATTAATCACACCCCTAGATTTAATTACTAATGTATAGGAAATCCTGGGAACAAAGGAACATGTTAAGTGACACTGTAAGAATGTAATA harbors:
- the PCGF6 gene encoding polycomb group RING finger protein 6 isoform X1 — its product is MEGVPVVITCNAGPAKAEGAAAMPPPPPASPPALTPVPAAGEEGPPPLPEAGAPGCSGSRPPELEPERSLGRLRGRFEDEDEELEEEEELEEDEEEEEEEEMSHFSLRLEGGRPDSEDEEERLINLSELTPYILCSICKGYLIDATTITECLHTFCKSCIVRHFYYSNRCPKCNIVVHQTQPLYNIRLDRQLQDIVYKLVINLEEREKKQMHDFYKERGLEVPKPAVPQPVSSNKGRSKKALESVFRIPPELDTSLLLEFIGANEGTGHFKPLEKKFVRVSGEATIGHVEKFLRRKMDLDPACQVDIICGDHLLERYQTLREIRRAIGDAAMQDGLLVLHYGLVVSPLKIT
- the PCGF6 gene encoding polycomb group RING finger protein 6 isoform X2; protein product: MEGVPVVITCNAGPAKAEGAAAMPPPPPASPPALTPVPAAGEEGPPPLPEAGAPGCSGSRPPELEPERSLGRLRGRFEDEDEELEEEEELEEDEEEEEEEEMSHFSLRLEGGRPDSEDEEERLINLSELTPYILCSICKGYLIDATTITECLHTFCKSCIVRHFYYSNRCPKCNIVVHQTQPLYNIRLDRQLQDIVYKLVINLEEREKKQMHDFYKERGLEVPKPAVPQPVSSNKGRSKKALESVFRIPPELDTSLLLEFIGANEGTGHFKVDIICGDHLLERYQTLREIRRAIGDAAMQDGLLVLHYGLVVSPLKIT